From the genome of Phreatobacter cathodiphilus, one region includes:
- a CDS encoding AprI/Inh family metalloprotease inhibitor gives MGMRPAALVLCSILLAGCTSSSRFGDGGGGSGGWGRSPAVARTEVQPQIRPAPSDDIIPGGQPGAAGTIESQEIAPPSVSGRSDTGPPAVDTALAPSAQPQIMQPEPPRPGTATPSAPPVVAALPRQERAASGPTSIAGTWTVTDAGDRCRITLTSTPLFEFYRASPQNCRAPSLARINAWEQRGSEIVLLQPGGRVAARLSPQGGGAYGGATATGAPVTMAR, from the coding sequence ATGGGTATGCGCCCCGCCGCACTCGTCCTCTGCTCCATCCTCCTCGCCGGCTGCACCTCCTCGTCCCGCTTCGGCGACGGAGGCGGTGGCTCCGGCGGCTGGGGACGTTCCCCCGCCGTCGCCCGCACCGAGGTCCAGCCGCAGATCCGCCCGGCGCCGTCCGACGACATCATCCCCGGCGGTCAGCCCGGCGCCGCCGGCACGATCGAGAGCCAGGAGATCGCGCCGCCTTCCGTCTCCGGCCGCTCCGACACCGGTCCCCCGGCCGTCGACACGGCGCTCGCCCCCTCGGCCCAGCCGCAGATCATGCAGCCCGAACCGCCGCGTCCCGGCACCGCCACGCCCTCCGCGCCGCCCGTGGTCGCCGCCCTGCCGCGCCAGGAGCGCGCCGCCTCCGGCCCCACCAGCATCGCCGGCACCTGGACGGTGACGGATGCCGGCGACCGCTGCCGCATCACGCTCACCTCGACGCCGCTGTTCGAATTCTATCGCGCCAGCCCGCAGAACTGCCGCGCGCCCTCGCTCGCCCGCATCAACGCCTGGGAGCAGCGCGGCTCGGAGATCGTCCTGCTCCAGCCGGGCGGACGCGTCGCGGCCCGCCTGTCGCCGCAGGGCGGCGGGGCCTATGGCGGGGCCACCGCCACCGGCGCGCCGGTCACCATGGCCCGCTGA
- a CDS encoding GNAT family N-acetyltransferase, whose amino-acid sequence MLEDLTASGVIRKLYAWETALLKAHFLRLDADARHGRFAAGVSDATVSAYADKALGPDAIVHGFFVDGVLRGAAELRLMPAHTGEVAVSVEEDWRLTGVGSALFGRLLLTARNRGLTDLVMTCLPSNRAMQRLAARFEGRITYASGDSHARVAARPATPLSLWRELWRDSAAAAETVVERQIGLIRRAPGWSGAR is encoded by the coding sequence ATGCTGGAAGACCTCACCGCGAGCGGCGTCATACGCAAGCTCTACGCCTGGGAGACGGCCCTCCTGAAGGCGCATTTCCTCCGCCTCGACGCGGATGCCCGCCACGGTCGCTTCGCGGCCGGGGTCTCCGACGCCACGGTCTCAGCCTATGCGGACAAGGCGCTCGGACCCGACGCGATCGTCCATGGCTTCTTCGTCGACGGCGTGCTGCGCGGCGCCGCGGAACTGCGCCTGATGCCGGCGCATACCGGCGAGGTGGCGGTGAGCGTCGAGGAGGACTGGCGGCTGACGGGCGTCGGATCCGCCCTGTTCGGCCGGCTGCTCCTCACCGCCCGCAATCGCGGACTCACCGACCTCGTCATGACCTGCCTGCCCTCCAACCGCGCCATGCAACGTCTGGCGGCGCGTTTCGAGGGGCGGATCACCTATGCCTCCGGCGACAGCCATGCGCGGGTCGCGGCACGGCCGGCGACGCCGCTGTCGCTCTGGCGGGAGCTGTGGCGGGATTCGGCCGCGGCCGCGGAGACGGTGGTGGAGCGGCAGATCGGCCTGATCAGGCGCGCGCCCGGCTGGAGCGGGGCGCGCTGA
- the rpmE gene encoding 50S ribosomal protein L31, translated as MKADIHPDYHTIKIVMTDGTEYTTRSTYGKEGDVLQLDIDPKVHPAWTGGSQQLMDRGGRLSRFNQKFGGIGALKK; from the coding sequence ATGAAAGCCGACATCCATCCCGACTATCACACCATCAAGATCGTGATGACCGATGGCACCGAGTACACGACGCGCTCGACCTACGGCAAGGAGGGTGATGTCCTCCAGCTCGACATCGACCCGAAGGTCCATCCGGCCTGGACGGGCGGTTCGCAGCAGCTGATGGACCGCGGCGGTCGCCTGTCGCGCTTCAATCAGAAGTTCGGCGGCATCGGCGCCCTCAAGAAGTAA
- a CDS encoding ABC transporter transmembrane domain-containing protein, whose protein sequence is MSTVDPLSGGPAAAVPARRPKFRPLLQFLPFMLRHPGMLAGAGIALLVASLATLAVPLAIRRMIDFGFAAEGMITQYFGMLVVIAAILAVASAARFYLVTTIGERVVADIRTSVFNHLATLSPSFFDTARTGELVSRLTADTTQLKSALGVSVSMALRNIIMFAGAVAMMVITSPQLSLYVVGAIPFLVLPLVAFGRNVRRRSRAAQDRLAAASAYASENIQAVRTMQAFTAEATVTRRFSEAAEDAYEGARGANRARAVLTAVIIFLVFASVVAVLWAGAQQVLAGTITGGRLSQFVLYAVFAASSLSQLSEVWSEISQAAGSAERLGEILAVTPDIKAPEKPLTLPEPARGEVAFVAVRFAYPTRPETRILDDVTFAVKAGERVAIVGPSGSGKSTLFALVQRFYDPQGGVVRFDGVPVAEADPVALRSRIALVPQDVAIFAASVAENIRYGRPGATDEEVAAAARMAHAEEFIARMPEGYASLIGERGVTLSGGQRQRIAIARAILRDAPLLLLDEATSALDAESETLVQEALSRLMAGRTTLVIAHRLATVLDCDRILVMDQGRIVEQGTHASLAAAGGLYARLAELQFKTQATVERAAASTP, encoded by the coding sequence ATGTCCACGGTCGATCCCCTGAGCGGAGGCCCCGCCGCCGCAGTGCCGGCGCGCCGCCCGAAGTTCCGCCCGCTGCTGCAGTTCCTGCCGTTCATGCTGCGTCATCCCGGCATGCTGGCCGGCGCCGGCATCGCCCTGCTCGTCGCCTCGCTGGCGACGCTGGCCGTGCCGCTCGCCATCCGCCGCATGATCGATTTCGGCTTCGCCGCCGAGGGCATGATCACCCAGTATTTCGGCATGCTGGTGGTCATCGCCGCCATCCTGGCGGTGGCTTCCGCCGCCCGCTTCTACCTGGTCACGACCATCGGCGAGCGCGTGGTGGCCGACATCCGCACCAGCGTCTTCAACCATCTGGCGACGCTGTCCCCCTCCTTCTTCGATACGGCGCGCACCGGCGAACTCGTCTCGCGGCTCACCGCCGACACCACGCAGCTCAAGTCCGCCCTCGGCGTCTCCGTCTCCATGGCGCTGCGCAACATCATCATGTTCGCCGGCGCCGTCGCCATGATGGTGATCACCTCGCCGCAGCTCTCCCTCTACGTGGTCGGCGCCATCCCCTTCCTCGTCCTGCCGCTGGTCGCCTTCGGCCGCAACGTCCGCCGCCGCTCGCGCGCGGCGCAGGACCGCCTCGCCGCCGCCTCCGCCTATGCCAGCGAGAACATCCAGGCGGTGCGCACCATGCAGGCCTTCACCGCCGAGGCGACGGTGACCCGTCGCTTCTCTGAAGCGGCCGAGGACGCCTATGAGGGCGCCCGCGGCGCCAACCGCGCCCGCGCCGTCCTCACCGCCGTCATCATCTTCCTCGTCTTCGCCAGCGTCGTGGCCGTGCTCTGGGCGGGCGCCCAGCAGGTGCTGGCCGGCACCATCACCGGCGGCCGGCTGTCGCAGTTCGTCCTCTACGCCGTCTTCGCGGCGAGCTCGCTGTCGCAGCTCTCGGAGGTCTGGAGCGAGATCAGCCAGGCGGCGGGCTCGGCCGAGCGGCTCGGAGAGATCCTCGCCGTCACTCCCGACATCAAGGCGCCGGAGAAGCCCCTGACGCTGCCCGAGCCCGCCCGCGGCGAGGTCGCCTTCGTCGCGGTGCGCTTCGCCTATCCGACGCGGCCGGAGACGCGCATCCTCGACGACGTCACCTTCGCGGTGAAGGCCGGCGAGCGCGTGGCGATCGTCGGCCCCTCCGGCTCCGGCAAGTCGACGCTCTTCGCCCTGGTGCAGCGCTTCTACGACCCGCAGGGCGGCGTCGTGCGCTTCGACGGCGTGCCGGTGGCCGAGGCCGACCCCGTCGCCCTGCGCTCGCGGATCGCCCTCGTGCCGCAGGACGTCGCCATCTTCGCGGCGTCGGTCGCCGAGAACATCCGCTACGGCCGTCCCGGCGCCACGGACGAGGAGGTGGCGGCCGCCGCCCGCATGGCCCATGCCGAGGAGTTCATCGCCCGCATGCCGGAGGGCTATGCCAGCCTCATCGGCGAGCGCGGCGTGACGCTCTCCGGCGGCCAGCGCCAGCGCATCGCCATCGCCCGCGCCATCCTGCGCGACGCGCCGCTGCTGCTGCTGGACGAGGCGACCTCGGCGCTGGACGCCGAGAGCGAGACCCTGGTGCAGGAGGCCCTGTCGCGGCTGATGGCAGGCCGCACCACCCTCGTCATCGCCCACCGCCTCGCCACCGTGCTCGACTGCGACCGCATCCTCGTCATGGACCAGGGGCGCATCGTCGAGCAGGGCACCCACGCCTCGCTCGCCGCGGCCGGCGGGCTCTACGCGCGCCTCGCCGAACTCCAGTTCAAGACCCAGGCGACGGTGGAGCGGGCGGCGGCGTCCACGCCATGA